A single window of Candidatus Omnitrophota bacterium DNA harbors:
- a CDS encoding 50S ribosomal protein L6: MSRIAKVPVVIPSGVEVQLTDGGTCIKVKGPKGEMTKKFASVVKVVSADGKLTFEKTENSNFGKMMLGTISSIVRSMVKGVHEGFEKKLNILGVGYGFTVKGQELTVACGYSSDVIFQLPKEVKAVAVKTALTLTSFDKEILGKTAAEIRALRPPEPYKGKGIRYDGEIVRKKSGKSAAGSGDAK, encoded by the coding sequence ATGAGCAGAATAGCAAAAGTCCCGGTTGTGATACCCAGTGGTGTGGAAGTGCAGCTGACCGACGGCGGCACATGCATAAAAGTCAAGGGCCCGAAGGGTGAGATGACCAAAAAATTCGCATCCGTGGTGAAGGTTGTCTCTGCCGACGGCAAACTCACTTTTGAAAAAACGGAAAACAGTAATTTCGGGAAGATGATGCTCGGTACAATCTCGTCCATAGTGCGCAGTATGGTAAAGGGCGTCCATGAAGGTTTTGAAAAAAAACTGAATATATTGGGTGTGGGTTACGGTTTTACTGTAAAAGGCCAGGAGCTTACGGTGGCCTGCGGTTATTCCAGTGATGTGATCTTTCAGCTGCCCAAAGAAGTGAAAGCCGTGGCCGTGAAGACGGCTTTGACATTGACCTCCTTTGATAAAGAGATACTCGGCAAAACAGCCGCGGAAATCCGCGCTCTTCGGCCGCCTGAGCCCTACAAAGGCAAAGGGATACGTTATGACGGCGAGATCGTCAGGAAGAAATCAGGGAAGTCCGCGGCCGGGTCAGGGGATGCAAAATGA
- the rpsH gene encoding 30S ribosomal protein S8, giving the protein MSQDPIADFLAAFKNGLLRNKTYIDFPASKILGDILKIMENKGFVDNFKKITDSKQGFFRIFPKYEGKKPAMRGAERVSKLSGRKYAAVKDIPVVFEGYGICIMSTSRGVMDGEAAQKANCGGEVICYLW; this is encoded by the coding sequence ATGAGTCAGGATCCGATCGCTGATTTTTTGGCGGCTTTCAAAAATGGCTTGCTGAGAAATAAGACATATATAGATTTCCCCGCGTCCAAGATATTGGGAGATATTCTCAAGATCATGGAAAACAAGGGGTTTGTTGATAATTTTAAGAAGATCACTGACAGCAAACAGGGGTTCTTCAGAATATTCCCGAAATATGAAGGCAAAAAACCTGCCATGCGCGGAGCCGAGAGGGTGTCAAAGCTCAGCGGCAGAAAATATGCCGCGGTTAAAGATATTCCTGTTGTTTTTGAAGGGTACGGCATATGTATTATGTCTACATCCCGCGGGGTTATGGACGGAGAAGCTGCCCAAAAAGCAAATTGCGGAGGCGAGGTTATTTGTTACCTCTGGTGA
- a CDS encoding 50S ribosomal protein L18 encodes MTKNIKKIKRERRHAHVVKKLKKGIIDTLRIVVTKSNRNVFVSLVDDIKLKVITGCVKSKKEAGSAGMEIAEKARKLGVEKIVFDRAGYKYHGVIKAVAEGARKGGLKF; translated from the coding sequence ATGACAAAGAATATTAAAAAAATAAAAAGAGAACGCCGTCACGCGCATGTGGTGAAAAAGTTGAAAAAGGGCATTATAGACACCCTCCGCATTGTCGTGACCAAAAGCAACAGGAATGTGTTCGTCAGCCTCGTGGATGATATAAAGTTAAAAGTTATCACCGGCTGTGTCAAAAGTAAAAAAGAAGCCGGCTCCGCCGGAATGGAAATAGCTGAGAAAGCCAGGAAACTGGGAGTGGAGAAGATAGTGTTTGACAGGGCCGGATACAAATATCACGGCGTGATCAAAGCGGTAGCGGAGGGCGCCAGAAAAGGCGGCCTGAAGTTTTAG